A single window of Cetobacterium sp. ZOR0034 DNA harbors:
- a CDS encoding rhodanese-like domain-containing protein codes for MRILLFMFTLSTLIFGKNIDTNEVLKNLSNPEWVFVDTRDTNEYNGWNLSNLEKNGHIKGATDFSYTWLDAEYLNSKNEEILKQRVVEKGIVKEKNIVLYGVDNSQIAKVENYLKENGLDEVYTYNLIENKDYTQIPFEVYEGYEMLVPPSWLKEKLEKKEVKVYEASWGSIKDAAVYVANHIPGAPHINTDSIEPPPEWMINTDENLIKFAAEIGISKDDAIVLYGDDVMASYRLAIIFKYLGVKDVRVLNGGLAAWKKAGYKTDMGVVKATPIKEFGSKTPINKKLIVDEVGAKEVLEDNNKVLVDIRSYNERIGKESGYSYMHRKGRIPGSIWGKSGSKSTTLEDYRNVDNTMRNGYEIISMWNELKISEEKELTFFCGSGWRAAEVLFYSEVMGLKNNSLYSDGWIGWSANSQNPIEIGEER; via the coding sequence ATGAGAATATTATTATTTATGTTTACTTTATCGACATTAATATTTGGTAAAAATATTGATACAAATGAGGTGTTGAAGAATTTAAGTAATCCAGAGTGGGTATTTGTTGACACGAGAGATACTAATGAATATAACGGATGGAACTTGTCAAATTTAGAGAAAAATGGACATATAAAAGGAGCTACAGATTTTTCATATACTTGGTTAGATGCTGAATACTTAAATTCTAAGAATGAAGAGATTTTAAAACAAAGAGTTGTTGAAAAAGGGATTGTTAAAGAAAAAAATATCGTTTTATATGGTGTTGATAATTCTCAAATAGCAAAGGTAGAAAATTATCTAAAGGAAAATGGTTTAGATGAGGTTTATACATATAACTTGATTGAAAATAAAGATTATACTCAAATTCCTTTTGAAGTTTATGAAGGCTATGAGATGTTAGTTCCACCAAGTTGGCTAAAAGAAAAATTAGAGAAAAAAGAAGTTAAGGTTTATGAAGCTTCTTGGGGAAGTATAAAGGATGCCGCAGTTTATGTTGCTAACCATATCCCTGGTGCTCCGCATATTAATACGGATAGTATAGAACCACCACCTGAGTGGATGATAAATACAGATGAAAATCTAATTAAATTTGCAGCAGAGATTGGTATATCAAAAGATGATGCTATTGTTTTATATGGTGATGATGTAATGGCGTCTTATAGATTGGCAATTATCTTTAAATATTTAGGAGTTAAAGATGTTAGAGTTTTAAATGGTGGTTTAGCAGCTTGGAAAAAAGCAGGATACAAAACAGATATGGGTGTAGTAAAGGCTACCCCAATAAAAGAATTTGGATCTAAGACGCCGATTAATAAAAAATTGATAGTGGATGAAGTTGGAGCAAAAGAGGTATTAGAAGATAACAATAAAGTTTTAGTAGATATTAGATCATATAATGAGAGAATAGGAAAAGAATCTGGGTACTCTTATATGCACAGAAAAGGTAGAATTCCAGGATCGATTTGGGGAAAATCAGGAAGCAAATCAACAACTTTAGAAGATTATAGAAATGTTGATAATACTATGAGAAATGGGTATGAGATTATATCTATGTGGAATGAGCTAAAAATTTCAGAGGAAAAAGAATTAACATTCTTCTGTGGATCTGGATGGAGAGCTGCGGAAGTTCTATTTTATTCAGAGGTTATGGGATTGAAAAATAACTCTCTTTATTCTGACGGATGGATTGGATGGAGTGCAAATTCACAAAATCCAATTGAGATAGGAGAAGAGAGATAA
- a CDS encoding GNAT family N-acetyltransferase, with product MYKSYNFDEIKERVEDLKKIDSDFKIDKELKRDDLFFALEIKDEIIGYIFLTKKNDDYFLNRIFVRKDERFKSYGKKLISFIVNTEIKKGSLIVENPIEICNFLMKIGFEKDKNEMYILKNLEEKASRKKEGQKTVISSIIWNIILAATKIGFGMISNSRALLADGFNSLSDVVTSAGILLGIHFSNMPEDEDHPFGHEKIESVIGVVMGIFMILTAFELGKGGVELILSGEKRAVPGTVAIYFGLFSSVVKYFMYKQKMRVGIETDNRALIADAKDSRNDIFSSLGVVLGIGLSIFVNPIFDVLISILVSVVIFKEGVHVILDITDTILDKQDIQFIDDIKKYIYENTDIKNVHDLMMRKSGDKIFLEFHIRVPKDMTVYKAHKIADDLENSIKQDFPLVKNITIHLDCIID from the coding sequence ATGTATAAAAGTTATAATTTTGATGAGATTAAAGAAAGAGTTGAAGATTTAAAAAAAATAGATTCGGATTTTAAAATTGATAAAGAGTTGAAAAGAGATGATCTATTTTTTGCTCTTGAAATAAAAGATGAGATTATAGGATACATTTTTTTAACGAAAAAAAATGACGATTATTTTTTAAATAGAATTTTTGTAAGAAAAGATGAACGATTTAAATCTTATGGAAAAAAATTAATTTCATTTATTGTTAATACTGAAATAAAAAAAGGAAGTTTAATAGTAGAAAATCCCATTGAGATTTGTAATTTTTTAATGAAAATAGGGTTTGAAAAAGATAAGAATGAAATGTATATTTTGAAGAATTTAGAGGAGAAGGCTTCTAGAAAAAAAGAGGGGCAAAAAACTGTAATCTCTTCAATAATTTGGAATATAATCTTGGCAGCAACTAAAATAGGGTTTGGAATGATATCTAATTCTAGAGCACTATTAGCCGATGGATTTAATTCATTGTCAGATGTTGTTACATCAGCTGGAATTTTGCTAGGAATTCATTTCAGTAATATGCCAGAGGATGAAGACCATCCGTTTGGGCATGAGAAAATCGAAAGTGTTATTGGTGTTGTCATGGGAATATTTATGATTTTGACAGCATTTGAATTAGGAAAAGGTGGAGTTGAGCTAATACTTTCAGGAGAAAAGCGAGCTGTTCCAGGAACTGTAGCTATATACTTTGGATTGTTTTCATCTGTTGTAAAGTACTTTATGTATAAACAAAAGATGAGGGTTGGAATAGAAACAGATAATAGAGCTTTAATAGCTGATGCAAAAGATAGTAGAAATGATATCTTTTCATCTTTAGGAGTAGTTTTAGGAATAGGGTTATCAATATTTGTAAATCCTATATTTGATGTACTTATAAGTATACTGGTTTCTGTGGTAATTTTTAAAGAGGGAGTTCATGTTATTTTAGATATAACAGATACAATACTAGATAAACAGGATATACAGTTTATAGATGATATTAAAAAGTATATCTATGAAAATACGGATATAAAAAATGTACATGATCTGATGATGAGAAAATCAGGGGATAAGATATTTTTAGAGTTTCATATAAGAGTACCTAAAGATATGACTGTTTATAAGGCACATAAAATAGCTGATGACTTAGAGAATTCGATAAAACAGGATTTTCCATTGGTAAAAAATATAACGATACATTTAGATTGTATAATAGATTAA
- a CDS encoding dicarboxylate/amino acid:cation symporter: MSNEKKDNLIFKLVFGVVVGLIIGLFANESLIGVVQTIKFILGQVISFIVPLIILGFIAPAITKMKSNASKMLVAMLILAYMSSVGAALFSMISGYAIIPMLNIVTVVDGLKELPPMLFKLNIPPVLSVMSALVLALFLGLAIVWTNSKKLEAALDEFNNVILSIVHRIIIPILPFFIASTFATLAYEGSITKQLPVFLKVVVIVLIGHFIWLTILYSIGGAVSKQNPFNLLKSYGPAYLTAVGTMSSAATLPVALSCAKKSNTLDEDVANFAIPLGATVHLCGSVLTEVFFVMTVSQVLYGTLPTMGTMILFIVLLGIFAIGAPGVPGGTVMASLGIIASVLGFDDTGIALMLTIFALQDSFGTACNVVGDGALALILNGLFKKNKN, from the coding sequence ATGTCGAATGAAAAAAAAGATAATTTGATATTTAAGCTAGTATTTGGTGTAGTAGTAGGTTTGATTATTGGTTTGTTTGCGAATGAATCTTTGATTGGAGTCGTTCAAACAATTAAATTTATCTTGGGGCAGGTTATATCATTTATAGTTCCGTTGATAATTTTAGGTTTTATAGCACCAGCTATAACTAAGATGAAATCGAATGCGAGTAAGATGCTTGTAGCCATGTTGATATTAGCGTATATGTCATCAGTTGGAGCAGCTTTATTCTCGATGATTTCAGGATATGCAATAATTCCGATGTTGAATATAGTGACAGTTGTAGATGGATTGAAAGAGTTGCCACCAATGCTGTTTAAATTGAATATTCCACCAGTTTTATCGGTAATGTCAGCTTTGGTTTTAGCTCTGTTTTTAGGACTTGCAATAGTATGGACAAATTCAAAAAAATTAGAAGCAGCTTTAGATGAGTTTAATAATGTTATTCTATCTATCGTTCACAGAATAATAATACCAATACTTCCATTTTTTATAGCATCAACGTTTGCTACTTTAGCATATGAGGGAAGTATTACAAAACAACTACCTGTATTTTTAAAAGTTGTAGTTATAGTTTTAATAGGACATTTTATTTGGTTAACTATTTTATATAGTATTGGTGGAGCAGTGTCAAAACAAAATCCATTTAACTTATTAAAAAGTTATGGTCCAGCGTATTTGACAGCTGTAGGAACAATGTCTTCAGCAGCTACACTTCCAGTTGCTCTATCTTGTGCTAAGAAGTCAAACACTCTAGATGAAGATGTAGCTAACTTTGCTATTCCTTTGGGAGCGACAGTTCATCTATGTGGATCTGTTCTTACAGAAGTATTCTTTGTAATGACTGTATCTCAGGTTTTATATGGAACACTTCCAACAATGGGAACTATGATTTTATTTATAGTTTTACTGGGAATATTTGCAATAGGAGCTCCAGGGGTTCCGGGAGGAACGGTTATGGCCTCTTTAGGAATAATTGCATCTGTGCTAGGATTTGATGATACAGGAATAGCTTTGATGCTAACAATCTTTGCACTTCAAGATAGTTTTGGAACTGCTTGTAATGTGGTTGGAGATGGAGCATTAGCTTTAATACTTAACGGTTTGTTTAAAAAAAATAAAAATTAA
- the ahpC gene encoding alkyl hydroperoxide reductase subunit C yields MSLIGKNIGEFKAQAYHNGDFIEVTNESIKGKWSVFFFYPADFTFVCPTELGDLADNYASFKDINCEIYSVSTDTHFVHKAWHDTSETIKKIQYPMIADPTRKISEMFGVLIPEEGLALRGSFVINPEGKIVAYEIHDLGIGRDAGELLRKVQAAQFVAQHGGQVCPAKWKPGSETLKPSLDLIGKI; encoded by the coding sequence ATGTCATTAATTGGAAAAAATATTGGAGAATTCAAAGCTCAAGCTTATCACAACGGAGATTTTATTGAGGTTACAAACGAATCTATAAAAGGAAAATGGTCAGTATTCTTCTTCTATCCTGCAGACTTTACTTTTGTTTGTCCTACTGAGTTAGGAGACTTAGCAGACAACTATGCTAGTTTTAAAGATATCAACTGTGAAATCTATTCTGTTTCAACAGATACTCACTTCGTTCATAAGGCGTGGCATGATACTTCTGAAACTATCAAAAAAATTCAATACCCTATGATTGCAGATCCTACAAGAAAAATTTCTGAAATGTTTGGAGTTTTAATTCCAGAAGAGGGATTAGCTTTAAGAGGAAGTTTCGTTATAAATCCTGAAGGAAAAATCGTTGCATACGAAATCCACGACTTAGGAATAGGAAGAGATGCAGGAGAGCTATTAAGAAAAGTTCAAGCTGCTCAATTCGTTGCTCAACACGGTGGACAAGTTTGTCCTGCTAAGTGGAAACCTGGTTCAGAAACTTTAAAACCATCTTTAGACTTAATTGGAAAAATCTAA
- a CDS encoding FAD-dependent oxidoreductase: MEKIYDLIIIGGGPAGLSAGIYAGRAQMDVLIIEKGEVGGQITTTSEVVNYPGIKEISGHHLGAHMKEQAVGFGVEFLKAEVTDMNFQNDIKEILTTSGTYKALSTIIATGANPRKLGFPGELEFTGRGVAYCATCDGEFFTRLEVFVIGAGYAAAEEAMFLTKFARKVTIIAREPEFTCAKSIAEKVLKHPKIEVKFNSEILEASGDTKLRKAIFRDNSTNTTWEYIPANNESFGIFVFIGYKPQSDLFKSHIQLDSAGYIITNEDLQTNVEGVYAIGDIRPKRLRQVVTAVADGALAATVLEKVVEDKRERLGIEKEEKKVATTSDISKEVSDSKFLDEGIISQLTGIFERFKTNIKIVAILNESALSKDIDSFLTEISDISDKISLKLYKEKENPELEKKIKLENYPTIAILDSENNFRGVKFSGLPSGHELNSFILALYNIAGPGQEISPDLKTKIASLNKDVNLKIAVSLSCSLCPEVVTGAHRLAIENPHISAEMIDIFAFPTLKDKFNLMGVPALIINDNEVVFGKQSIEEILEKLN; the protein is encoded by the coding sequence ATGGAAAAAATATATGATTTAATAATTATAGGCGGCGGTCCTGCTGGATTATCCGCTGGAATTTATGCCGGTAGAGCACAAATGGATGTTCTTATTATTGAAAAGGGAGAAGTCGGTGGACAAATTACAACAACTTCAGAAGTTGTTAACTATCCTGGTATAAAAGAGATTTCAGGTCATCATTTAGGTGCTCATATGAAAGAGCAGGCTGTTGGATTTGGAGTAGAATTTTTAAAAGCTGAAGTTACAGATATGAATTTTCAAAATGATATAAAAGAAATTTTAACAACTTCTGGAACATACAAAGCTCTTAGCACAATTATCGCTACGGGAGCTAATCCTAGAAAACTTGGATTCCCAGGTGAATTAGAGTTCACTGGAAGAGGAGTAGCTTATTGTGCTACATGTGATGGAGAATTCTTTACAAGACTTGAAGTTTTTGTTATTGGTGCTGGATATGCAGCCGCAGAAGAGGCGATGTTTCTAACTAAATTTGCTAGAAAAGTTACTATTATAGCTAGGGAACCTGAGTTTACATGTGCTAAATCTATAGCTGAAAAGGTTTTAAAACATCCCAAAATCGAAGTTAAATTTAATTCTGAGATTTTAGAGGCTAGCGGAGATACAAAACTTAGAAAAGCTATTTTTAGAGATAACTCTACGAACACAACTTGGGAATATATTCCTGCTAATAACGAATCATTTGGAATCTTTGTATTCATAGGATATAAGCCACAAAGTGATCTATTTAAATCTCATATTCAGCTAGACTCTGCTGGATATATTATAACTAATGAGGATTTACAAACAAATGTAGAGGGCGTTTATGCAATCGGAGATATTAGACCTAAAAGACTGAGACAGGTTGTAACTGCAGTAGCTGATGGTGCACTTGCTGCAACTGTTTTAGAAAAAGTTGTCGAAGATAAAAGAGAGAGACTAGGAATAGAAAAAGAAGAGAAAAAAGTAGCTACAACTTCTGATATATCTAAAGAAGTTTCAGATTCTAAATTCCTAGATGAAGGAATCATCTCTCAACTTACAGGTATCTTTGAAAGATTCAAAACTAATATTAAAATTGTAGCAATATTAAATGAATCTGCACTTTCAAAAGATATAGATTCATTCCTAACAGAAATCTCTGATATCTCTGATAAAATAAGTTTAAAACTTTACAAGGAAAAAGAAAATCCTGAACTAGAGAAAAAAATAAAGTTGGAAAATTATCCTACTATCGCTATCTTAGACTCTGAAAATAATTTTAGAGGAGTTAAATTCTCTGGTCTTCCAAGTGGACATGAGTTAAACTCATTCATTCTAGCACTATACAATATAGCTGGCCCTGGTCAAGAGATTTCACCGGATTTAAAAACAAAAATCGCATCTTTAAATAAGGATGTGAACTTAAAAATAGCCGTTTCTTTATCTTGTTCTCTTTGTCCTGAAGTTGTTACTGGAGCTCATAGATTAGCGATAGAGAACCCTCATATATCAGCTGAAATGATTGATATTTTTGCCTTCCCAACTTTAAAAGATAAATTTAATTTAATGGGAGTTCCCGCTCTTATTATAAATGATAACGAAGTTGTATTTGGAAAGCAGTCTATCGAAGAGATTTTAGAAAAACTTAATTAA
- a CDS encoding flavodoxin family protein, with translation MRKTALIYSSLTGNTKKVGEAIFEIIEGEKAIFSVEEVTPEMIKNYDRIIFGFWVDKGTADARIRKLLGKTSGKEVAFFGTLGAEPDSDHGKKVHRRVTELCTKNNTLLGGFLSLGKVADKLVERMGKFPINLIHPLTPERLARIENASTHPDEQDFENAQKYFKMILG, from the coding sequence ATGAGAAAGACAGCACTTATATATTCATCGTTGACAGGAAATACAAAAAAAGTAGGAGAAGCTATTTTTGAAATTATAGAAGGAGAAAAAGCTATATTCTCTGTAGAAGAGGTTACACCAGAGATGATAAAAAATTATGATAGAATAATTTTTGGATTCTGGGTAGATAAAGGAACTGCAGATGCTAGAATTAGAAAATTATTGGGTAAAACTTCAGGTAAAGAGGTAGCTTTCTTTGGAACTTTAGGAGCTGAACCTGATTCAGACCATGGAAAAAAAGTTCATAGAAGAGTTACAGAGCTTTGTACTAAGAACAACACTCTTCTTGGAGGATTTTTATCTTTAGGAAAAGTTGCAGATAAATTAGTAGAAAGAATGGGGAAATTCCCAATCAATTTAATTCATCCATTAACTCCTGAAAGATTAGCAAGAATTGAAAATGCAAGTACTCATCCAGATGAGCAAGATTTTGAGAATGCACAAAAATATTTTAAAATGATTTTAGGATAA
- a CDS encoding coproporphyrinogen-III oxidase family protein — translation MFKTRFKSHHDVKDVILSKSKRKLKLPTSYWKLMNKEPEDLDGGIYVHVPFCDKICSFCNMNRKQLDNDLEDYTKFLIKEINKYRDKVYIQKKKFSVIFFGGGTPTILKPHQLEKVLSTLREVFPLDETYEFTFETTLHNLTWEKLEIMKKYGVNRLSIGIQTFSNRGRKLLNRTYEQEFVANRVKEIKEKFGGLVCLDIIYNYLDQSLEEVLEDARIVGEVAPDSVSFYSLMIHDGSSISKDLSSGEKSFDYKTERDRELHDAFLNNLLNNGYEVLEHTKLTRGTDSYRYIRNVHKLKDLIPIGVGAGGRVQNMELYHLNKLVTFYSEDSEQVMKMKRISGLTQYEHVALEDLKLVAGERYPKLYEALQNLEKEGYIELGETEYKYTQKGIFWGNNISSLLVEAYFEG, via the coding sequence ATGTTTAAAACAAGATTTAAATCACATCATGATGTAAAAGATGTAATCTTATCAAAAAGTAAAAGAAAGTTAAAATTACCGACTTCTTATTGGAAGTTAATGAATAAAGAACCAGAAGATTTAGATGGTGGAATATATGTTCACGTACCATTCTGCGATAAGATTTGTTCATTCTGCAATATGAATAGAAAGCAATTAGACAATGATTTGGAGGATTATACAAAGTTTCTAATAAAAGAAATTAATAAATATAGAGATAAAGTTTATATTCAAAAGAAAAAATTCTCTGTAATTTTCTTTGGTGGAGGAACACCGACGATATTAAAGCCTCATCAGTTAGAAAAGGTTCTATCAACTTTGAGAGAGGTATTTCCTTTAGACGAAACTTATGAGTTTACTTTTGAGACGACTTTACATAATTTAACTTGGGAAAAGTTGGAGATAATGAAAAAATATGGAGTAAACAGATTGAGTATTGGAATTCAAACGTTCTCAAACAGAGGAAGAAAATTACTTAATAGAACTTATGAGCAAGAGTTTGTTGCGAATAGAGTGAAAGAGATAAAAGAGAAGTTTGGTGGATTGGTTTGCTTAGATATAATTTATAACTATTTAGATCAGTCTTTAGAAGAGGTTCTTGAAGATGCAAGAATAGTAGGAGAAGTAGCACCAGATAGCGTAAGTTTCTATTCACTTATGATACATGATGGATCATCAATTTCAAAAGATCTAAGTTCTGGAGAAAAAAGTTTTGATTATAAAACTGAAAGAGATAGAGAGCTACATGATGCTTTCTTAAATAATTTATTAAATAATGGATATGAAGTTTTAGAACATACAAAACTTACAAGAGGAACAGATTCATATAGATATATAAGAAATGTTCATAAATTAAAAGATTTAATTCCTATAGGAGTTGGAGCAGGTGGAAGAGTTCAAAATATGGAGTTATACCATTTAAATAAGTTAGTAACATTCTACTCTGAAGATTCTGAGCAAGTTATGAAGATGAAAAGAATATCTGGATTAACTCAATATGAGCATGTTGCTTTAGAGGATTTAAAATTGGTTGCAGGAGAGAGATATCCGAAACTTTATGAAGCGTTACAGAACTTAGAAAAAGAAGGATATATTGAATTAGGAGAAACTGAGTATAAGTATACACAAAAAGGGATTTTCTGGGGAAATAATATATCATCATTATTAGTTGAAGCATACTTTGAAGGATAA
- a CDS encoding TonB-dependent receptor, whose amino-acid sequence MKKTLILLGIISILTTAEEQGVKLEDTVIASTTGFEEKLGKENKNIILITKENLEKKEYKNVEEVLRDSPNVMVQETYFGPVIDLRGNGERALSRVKVLVDGVAINPLDESMGTLPINTIPVNSIEKIEVIPGGGAVLNGSGTAGGVVNIITKATERKDYFILNYGNHSYDTNKISFSTGYNVNDNLYINTGYSYLNGKGYRDGDQKENGSFTGGFDYRLTPNQRIKFQGTKFRGNEDTSTAPMREELAKDRKIAGFPVQSNSDRESYTLDYELKVNNQLTLLTTLYDQRYKRNFIEDSIMDYKMDKIGSMPFDLIGYDLPARMDGRFDEKSKGAKIRGKYSYDKGELVLGYDYNNTKLKRASYITTSGKFYPLMNGNPLPIGMNADVNIDILNDVYKETNAVYALNKYELTDKLNLITGLRYEHSTFGGDRISNTNVTASPMKPINTSKTISDERESDNFAAEIGLNYTYSDTGSVFGRYERGFISPMPGQITNKNQNLEYTSNDLKSETSDNFEIGIRDFVGNTYLSWSVFTTYTNDEITLIQGNVHNPATKWWAYENLAKTRRIGTEIFAEHYFDKLTISEGITYIDSKITSGDFKDEKVPLAPEGKLTLKADYKFTSKFNAGLAFNYVGKSTVREFNEDNSTFTTKVSGYHFTDLSLQYKINEFFVVSGGINNIFNDKYNYSETKNTATPAPERNYYIGGTLSF is encoded by the coding sequence ATGAAAAAAACTTTAATTTTATTGGGAATTATAAGTATTTTAACAACTGCAGAGGAACAAGGAGTTAAATTAGAAGACACAGTAATCGCATCTACAACAGGTTTCGAAGAAAAATTGGGGAAAGAAAATAAAAATATTATTCTAATCACAAAAGAAAATTTAGAGAAAAAAGAGTATAAAAATGTAGAAGAAGTTTTACGAGATTCACCAAATGTTATGGTTCAAGAAACATACTTTGGACCAGTTATTGATTTAAGAGGAAATGGAGAAAGAGCTCTTTCAAGAGTCAAGGTTTTAGTTGATGGTGTCGCTATAAACCCTCTCGATGAATCAATGGGAACTCTACCTATCAATACAATTCCTGTTAATTCTATTGAAAAAATTGAAGTTATTCCTGGAGGAGGAGCAGTTTTAAATGGATCTGGTACAGCTGGTGGAGTAGTTAACATAATTACAAAAGCTACCGAAAGAAAAGATTATTTTATTTTAAACTACGGCAATCACTCTTACGATACAAATAAAATCTCATTCAGTACTGGTTATAATGTAAATGATAATCTTTATATAAATACTGGCTACTCATATCTAAATGGAAAAGGATATAGAGATGGAGATCAAAAAGAAAATGGAAGCTTTACAGGAGGATTTGATTATAGATTAACTCCAAATCAAAGAATAAAGTTCCAAGGAACAAAATTTAGAGGTAACGAGGATACTTCAACTGCTCCTATGAGAGAGGAGCTAGCAAAAGATAGAAAAATAGCTGGTTTCCCTGTTCAAAGTAATAGTGACAGAGAAAGCTACACTTTAGATTACGAGTTAAAAGTTAATAACCAACTAACTTTACTTACAACTCTTTATGACCAAAGATATAAAAGAAACTTCATAGAAGATTCTATAATGGATTACAAAATGGATAAAATTGGTTCCATGCCATTTGATTTAATTGGCTATGATTTACCTGCTAGAATGGATGGAAGATTTGATGAAAAATCAAAAGGTGCTAAAATTAGAGGTAAGTACTCTTATGATAAAGGAGAGTTAGTTCTTGGATATGATTATAACAACACTAAACTAAAAAGAGCTAGCTATATAACAACATCTGGAAAATTTTATCCTCTTATGAATGGAAATCCACTACCTATAGGAATGAATGCAGATGTAAATATCGATATATTAAATGATGTATATAAAGAGACAAACGCTGTTTATGCTCTTAATAAATATGAACTTACCGATAAGTTAAATCTAATTACTGGACTAAGATATGAGCATTCGACTTTTGGTGGAGATAGAATAAGCAATACCAATGTGACGGCTTCTCCTATGAAACCCATAAATACATCAAAAACTATTAGTGACGAAAGAGAATCTGACAATTTCGCTGCTGAAATTGGTCTTAACTATACATACAGTGATACAGGAAGTGTTTTTGGAAGATATGAAAGAGGATTTATATCTCCAATGCCTGGTCAAATAACTAATAAAAATCAAAATTTAGAATATACAAGTAACGATTTAAAATCAGAAACTTCTGATAACTTTGAAATTGGAATTAGAGATTTTGTTGGAAATACTTATCTTTCTTGGAGTGTATTCACAACATATACAAACGATGAGATTACTTTAATTCAAGGGAATGTACACAACCCAGCTACAAAATGGTGGGCTTACGAAAATCTTGCTAAAACTAGAAGAATCGGAACAGAAATTTTTGCTGAACACTACTTTGATAAACTTACAATCAGTGAAGGTATCACTTATATAGATTCAAAAATAACTAGTGGAGATTTTAAAGATGAAAAGGTTCCATTAGCTCCAGAAGGAAAACTTACTTTAAAAGCTGACTATAAATTTACATCTAAATTCAATGCAGGTCTTGCATTTAATTACGTCGGTAAATCAACTGTTAGAGAGTTTAATGAGGATAACTCTACATTTACTACAAAAGTTTCTGGATATCACTTCACAGATCTTTCATTACAATATAAAATAAATGAATTTTTTGTTGTAAGCGGTGGTATCAATAATATATTCAATGATAAATATAACTATTCTGAAACTAAAAATACAGCAACTCCAGCACCAGAAAGAAATTACTATATAGGTGGTACATTATCATTCTAA
- a CDS encoding ribonucleotide-diphosphate reductase subunit beta: MDRKKLFNPLGNDSLSERKIIKGDSTNIFNLNNVKYGWANQLYRSMMGNFWIPEKIDLTQDKNDYENLTDEEAAAYDGILSFLIFLDSIQTNNIPNVSDYITAPEINLILSIQTFQEAIHSQSYQYIIESILPKEIRNSIYDKWREDEVLFKRNRYIAEIYQSFLENPSDENFSRVIVADYLLEAIYFYNGFNFFYLLASRNRMMGTSDIIKLINRDELSHVVIFGQLIKEIKNENPGFFSDDMIYEMFKNAVDEEIAWTNHIIGNGILGITEETTERYTKWLANERLKTIGLKPIYEGFEKNPYRHLEKFADTEGEGNVKANFFEGTVTSYNMSSSVDGWDEF, encoded by the coding sequence GTGGATAGAAAAAAACTTTTTAATCCTTTAGGAAACGACTCTTTATCTGAGAGAAAAATTATAAAGGGTGATAGTACAAATATATTTAATCTGAATAATGTTAAATATGGTTGGGCAAACCAACTTTATAGATCGATGATGGGTAACTTCTGGATTCCAGAAAAAATTGACTTAACTCAAGATAAAAATGACTATGAGAATCTGACTGATGAAGAAGCAGCGGCATACGATGGGATACTATCATTTTTAATATTTTTAGATAGTATTCAAACAAATAATATTCCAAATGTATCAGATTATATAACAGCTCCAGAGATAAATTTGATTCTTTCGATTCAGACTTTCCAAGAGGCTATTCACTCACAATCTTATCAATATATAATAGAGTCTATTCTTCCAAAAGAGATTAGAAACTCAATCTATGATAAATGGAGAGAGGATGAGGTTCTGTTTAAAAGAAACAGATATATAGCAGAGATATATCAAAGTTTCTTAGAAAATCCGAGTGATGAAAACTTCTCAAGAGTTATTGTAGCGGATTACCTTCTAGAGGCAATATATTTCTATAATGGATTTAATTTCTTCTATCTTTTAGCAAGTAGAAATAGAATGATGGGAACATCTGATATAATTAAACTTATAAATAGAGATGAGTTATCACATGTCGTTATATTTGGGCAGTTAATTAAAGAGATTAAAAATGAAAATCCAGGATTCTTCTCGGATGATATGATATATGAGATGTTTAAAAATGCTGTTGATGAAGAGATAGCTTGGACAAATCATATAATCGGAAATGGGATTTTAGGTATAACTGAAGAAACGACTGAAAGATATACGAAGTGGTTAGCAAATGAGAGATTAAAAACTATTGGGTTAAAACCAATATATGAAGGGTTTGAAAAAAATCCGTATAGACATTTAGAAAAATTTGCAGATACAGAGGGAGAGGGAAATGTTAAAGCAAACTTCTTCGAAGGAACTGTAACGAGTTACAATATGAGTTCATCTGTAGATGGATGGGATGAATTCTAA